A part of Citrifermentans bremense genomic DNA contains:
- a CDS encoding glycosyltransferase, which produces MQFSVIIPAKNERENIGRCLDSIFQVDWDPAQYEVIVVDNGSSDDTPLIAAQKGAKVYLQPELTISGLRNFGASMAKGEILAFMDADCTVDPSWLGAASRYLDAEEIVCFGSPPQVPPDATWVQKAWYQVRRKKEELGETAWLESMNMFVRREAFSRCRGFDEELATCEDYDISLRLKALGKVYADSRLVAYHHGEARTVAHFFRKERWRGIGNLKGVFRHGIKTGELPSVILPVLHCLALFSLPLAVLLRVPLGDAPPVFLAALFLAWQAFLLFVSLARYYRKSPRHVPQIYLLLNVYYLARGMAMLRQP; this is translated from the coding sequence ATGCAATTCTCCGTGATCATACCGGCAAAAAATGAAAGGGAGAACATCGGGCGCTGCCTCGACTCCATCTTCCAGGTCGACTGGGACCCGGCGCAGTACGAGGTGATCGTGGTCGACAACGGCTCCAGCGACGACACCCCGCTTATCGCCGCCCAGAAAGGGGCCAAGGTCTACCTGCAGCCGGAGCTCACCATCTCGGGGCTGCGCAACTTCGGGGCTTCCATGGCCAAGGGCGAAATCCTCGCCTTCATGGACGCCGACTGCACGGTGGATCCCTCGTGGCTCGGTGCGGCCTCAAGGTACCTTGACGCAGAAGAGATCGTCTGTTTCGGCAGCCCCCCTCAGGTCCCGCCCGACGCGACCTGGGTGCAAAAGGCCTGGTACCAGGTGCGCAGGAAGAAGGAAGAACTGGGGGAGACCGCCTGGCTCGAGTCGATGAACATGTTCGTCAGGCGGGAGGCCTTTTCCCGCTGCCGCGGCTTCGACGAGGAGCTCGCGACCTGCGAGGACTACGACATCTCGCTGAGGCTCAAGGCGCTGGGTAAGGTGTACGCCGACTCACGGCTGGTGGCCTACCACCACGGGGAAGCGCGCACCGTGGCCCACTTCTTCCGCAAGGAGAGGTGGCGGGGCATTGGGAACCTGAAAGGCGTTTTCCGTCACGGGATAAAGACCGGGGAGCTCCCCAGCGTCATTTTGCCGGTGCTGCACTGCCTGGCGCTTTTTTCCCTGCCGCTTGCCGTCTTGCTCCGCGTCCCCCTGGGGGATGCGCCCCCCGTTTTTCTTGCTGCGCTTTTCCTCGCCTGGCAGGCGTTCCTGCTCTTCGTTTCCCTGGCCAGGTACTACCGCAAGTCTCCGCGCCACGTGCCCCAGATATACCTTCTTTTGAACGTCTATTACCTGGCACGCGGCATGGCGATGCTGAGGCAACCATGA
- a CDS encoding porin family protein → MENFFFLEVSDTLSRVSLDVTRDVTGESLFANQSDQNTAVVSPYLLWRLGEKGTLKTGYRFRDTSYWGSTAISKRENQGFADLSVEASPKLTLSAGYRFATVATDIVDYDQHDLNGGFRYEYADKSFLFGGIGNSWQNFSDSRDVSNLFWNAGISKDFGQLTATVQTRVVFTEDPLAISTKENNYEASLEKTLENGAWGGAVGYSKYTDTGTRAPDRKKAYVSGFLRQELAPRLSSSLVLLLDKVSRRDAADYAYHLSGTAGLNYAFNDDFSASLSYSYIDYRRDWESSADARATNRLILALKKLF, encoded by the coding sequence GTGGAGAATTTTTTCTTCCTGGAGGTGAGCGACACCCTGAGCCGCGTCTCCCTGGATGTTACGCGCGACGTGACCGGCGAGAGCCTCTTCGCGAACCAGTCCGACCAGAATACGGCCGTGGTTTCCCCGTACCTGCTGTGGCGCCTGGGGGAGAAGGGGACGCTCAAGACCGGGTACCGCTTCCGCGACACCTCCTACTGGGGCTCGACCGCGATCAGCAAGCGGGAGAACCAGGGCTTTGCCGACCTGAGCGTCGAAGCCTCGCCGAAGCTTACGCTTTCGGCCGGGTACCGCTTTGCCACCGTCGCCACCGACATCGTCGACTACGATCAGCACGACCTGAACGGCGGGTTCAGATACGAGTACGCCGACAAGTCCTTCCTCTTCGGCGGCATAGGAAACAGCTGGCAAAACTTCTCCGACTCGCGCGACGTGAGCAACCTGTTCTGGAACGCCGGGATCAGCAAGGATTTCGGGCAGCTGACCGCGACCGTGCAGACCCGGGTCGTCTTCACAGAGGACCCGCTGGCGATCTCCACCAAAGAGAACAACTACGAAGCATCGCTGGAGAAGACCCTCGAAAACGGTGCCTGGGGTGGGGCGGTCGGCTACTCGAAGTACACCGACACCGGGACGAGGGCCCCGGACAGGAAGAAGGCCTACGTCAGCGGCTTTCTGCGCCAGGAGCTCGCCCCGCGCCTGAGCAGCTCCCTGGTGCTGCTCCTGGATAAGGTGAGCCGCCGCGACGCGGCCGACTATGCCTACCACCTGAGCGGAACCGCCGGGTTGAACTACGCCTTCAACGACGACTTCTCCGCCTCGCTCAGCTACAGCTACATCGACTACCGCCGCGACTGGGAGAGCTCGGCCGACGCCAGGGCGACCAACCGGCTCATCCTGGCCTTGAAGAAGCTCTTCTGA
- a CDS encoding glycosyltransferase family 2 protein: protein MMAWTEIIMMALLLLLGYIYLGYPMLLCLLARFFPTPHRFDDGYLPTVTLVISAYNEAAVIGAKLENSLALDYPPEKLSILVVSDCSNDGTDAEVLRFAEQGVKLLRAKERRGKTSALNTALAGVESEMVVFSDANAIYDAMAIRRLVRHFADPSIGYVVGCARYVEETVSAAGGSEGTYWDLEVMLKRWESAFSSVVGGDGAIYAIRRSLYDPLREEDINDFVNPLQIVAKGYRGIFDEEAWCTEHPAGEFHKEFSRKVRIVNRSFSGFLRVPQAANPLVTGTFAWQLVSHKVLRWLSPYFICLFFALLLLDLLLHPGSLTGEVLLTLTVVGAILSMLGALLNRFWRLPLPLLLPYYFVLVNAASALGVFYRLMGRTIVTWSTVREGERAPAPAPLLPRLTFFCAAGLLVVTASGLALDEEYLGAAAILLMLLLVHTFVGYQLLLLPLSRFSGREPARDESYTPTVTLLVVAYNEAKVIERKIQNSLELQYPGDRLRILVASDGSQDGTDEIVSRYLDQGVELISFPVNRGKISALNDAMRMVDSEIVVLSDANVYYMPSAVRKLVRNFADPGVGAVSGKVVLLNDTLSYSAAEKSYYSIEHLIQELEGRLGALIGADGAMYAIRRKLFTPPSPDTILDDLVIAMDIARQGHLVLHEKEALGFEENLLEIVGEFRRKVRIIAGGYQCLLRGMVTPRLSQPLLMFCFVSHKLLRWVSGYLLLALVAVLVQIQLRHASSSFALVLAVLLAALVLALLVQFFPRLKSVKIASLCHYFYMLMAASLLGGYRGVTGRQKVTWRGGVA from the coding sequence ATGATGGCCTGGACCGAAATCATCATGATGGCGCTGCTTTTGCTCCTGGGATACATCTACCTGGGGTACCCGATGCTCCTCTGCCTTCTGGCGCGCTTCTTTCCCACCCCCCATCGGTTCGACGACGGTTACCTCCCCACGGTCACCCTGGTCATCTCCGCCTACAACGAAGCGGCGGTGATCGGGGCCAAGCTGGAAAACTCGCTCGCCCTCGATTACCCGCCGGAGAAGCTATCCATACTGGTCGTGTCCGACTGCTCCAACGACGGGACCGATGCCGAAGTGCTCCGTTTCGCTGAGCAAGGGGTGAAGCTCCTCAGGGCAAAGGAGCGCCGGGGGAAGACCTCGGCCCTCAACACCGCCCTTGCCGGGGTGGAGAGCGAGATGGTCGTCTTCTCCGATGCCAACGCCATCTACGACGCCATGGCCATCCGTCGCCTGGTGCGGCATTTCGCCGATCCCTCCATAGGGTACGTCGTCGGCTGCGCCCGCTACGTGGAGGAGACCGTCAGTGCCGCAGGCGGCAGCGAAGGGACCTACTGGGACCTCGAGGTGATGCTGAAGCGCTGGGAATCCGCCTTTTCCTCCGTGGTCGGAGGGGACGGGGCCATCTACGCCATCCGCCGCTCGCTCTACGACCCCCTCAGGGAAGAGGACATCAACGACTTCGTCAACCCTCTGCAGATCGTCGCCAAGGGGTACCGCGGCATTTTCGACGAGGAGGCCTGGTGCACGGAGCACCCCGCAGGCGAGTTCCACAAGGAGTTCTCCCGCAAGGTGCGCATCGTGAACCGCAGCTTCAGCGGCTTTCTTCGGGTGCCGCAGGCGGCCAACCCGCTGGTCACCGGCACCTTCGCCTGGCAGCTCGTCTCGCACAAGGTCTTGCGCTGGTTGTCCCCTTACTTCATCTGCCTGTTCTTCGCCTTGCTGTTGCTGGACCTGCTGCTGCACCCTGGCTCCCTCACCGGGGAGGTCTTGCTGACCTTGACTGTTGTGGGCGCGATTCTCTCCATGCTCGGCGCACTCCTGAACCGTTTCTGGCGGCTCCCCCTCCCGCTGCTGCTTCCCTACTACTTCGTGCTGGTGAACGCCGCCTCCGCCCTCGGCGTCTTTTACCGCCTGATGGGACGGACCATCGTCACCTGGAGCACGGTACGAGAGGGGGAGAGGGCACCAGCACCGGCGCCGCTTCTGCCGCGCCTGACCTTTTTCTGCGCGGCTGGGCTGCTCGTTGTGACGGCAAGCGGGCTGGCGCTGGACGAGGAGTACCTGGGCGCAGCCGCCATCCTGCTGATGCTGCTGCTGGTTCATACCTTCGTCGGCTACCAGCTCCTTCTCCTGCCCTTGTCGCGCTTCTCGGGCAGGGAACCGGCGCGCGACGAAAGCTACACCCCGACCGTGACCCTGCTGGTGGTCGCCTACAACGAGGCGAAGGTGATCGAAAGGAAGATCCAGAACTCGCTCGAGCTTCAGTACCCCGGCGACCGGCTGCGTATCCTGGTCGCCTCGGACGGGTCCCAGGACGGAACCGACGAGATCGTCTCCCGCTACCTGGATCAGGGGGTGGAGCTCATCTCGTTCCCGGTGAACCGCGGCAAGATCTCCGCCCTGAACGACGCCATGCGGATGGTCGACTCGGAGATCGTGGTCCTCTCCGATGCCAACGTCTACTACATGCCCAGCGCCGTCAGGAAGCTGGTGCGCAATTTCGCCGACCCGGGCGTCGGGGCGGTTTCCGGGAAGGTGGTGCTTTTAAACGACACCCTGAGCTACAGCGCCGCCGAGAAATCGTACTACTCCATCGAGCATCTGATCCAGGAGTTGGAGGGAAGGCTTGGCGCCCTCATCGGCGCCGACGGTGCCATGTACGCCATCCGCAGAAAGCTTTTCACCCCCCCAAGCCCCGACACCATCCTGGACGACCTGGTGATCGCGATGGACATAGCCCGCCAGGGGCACCTGGTGCTGCACGAGAAGGAGGCGTTAGGTTTCGAGGAGAACCTCCTTGAGATAGTGGGCGAATTCCGCCGCAAGGTGAGGATCATCGCAGGCGGCTACCAGTGCCTTTTGCGCGGGATGGTTACTCCCAGGCTTTCCCAGCCGCTGCTCATGTTCTGCTTCGTCTCGCACAAGCTGCTGCGCTGGGTGAGCGGCTACCTGCTCCTGGCCCTGGTCGCAGTGCTCGTGCAGATCCAGCTGCGCCATGCCTCCTCCAGTTTCGCCCTGGTGCTGGCAGTGCTTTTGGCGGCCCTGGTGCTGGCGCTGTTGGTGCAGTTCTTCCCGAGGCTCAAGTCGGTCAAGATCGCCTCGCTTTGCCACTACTTCTACATGCTGATGGCCGCATCGCTTTTGGGTGGGTACCGCGGCGTTACCGGCAGGCAGAAGGTTACCTGGCGCGGGGGAGTCGCCTGA
- a CDS encoding XrtA system polysaccharide chain length determinant, whose protein sequence is MQSPETDYKKYLQLLISNKERFVVIALLLMTLVFVVSFVLPRKYEATSTVFIEKNVISELVKGITVTPSMEQTINVLTYEITSRTLLTKVVDSLDLNLGKSDSETEELIKQLQLSTKVKVKDKNLFTISFTHTNPRVARDYVNTLVRLYIEGNISSKRGESYDATKFLSEQIDTFNTKLQKAESEVNAYKRDKGGIIAIDEGRLFEEINTAQQKLYDLELRRRQLEGMRQITKRTGDPLQSRLAALQKRLDELLVEYTESFPEVLKIKGDIETVKAQLSERRGQQSQPLDPGELAKIESEIAAIKITESGLRRYIETNRSLLQTIPSAKAGLEKLELEKKNQKNIYDQLFARHGQSEVSKQMEVQDKSTTFRIVDPALLPVKPSSPDRLKLMLLGIVGGVAGSLALIFLLDHLNSTVKEVEFVKGLGVPVLAVVPRLHDPAVEAKRRKRSRLILGCALFYFLVLMVFPGMELLGLPYMDKVLDMLSGPETRLQLKGLLQ, encoded by the coding sequence ATGCAGTCGCCAGAGACGGATTACAAGAAATACCTGCAACTGTTGATCAGCAACAAGGAGCGTTTCGTCGTCATCGCCCTGCTGCTTATGACCTTGGTGTTCGTCGTGAGTTTTGTACTTCCGCGCAAGTATGAGGCCACAAGCACCGTCTTCATCGAGAAGAATGTGATCAGCGAGCTGGTCAAGGGGATTACGGTGACCCCCTCCATGGAACAAACCATAAATGTCCTCACCTACGAGATCACCAGCCGCACCCTCCTCACCAAGGTCGTCGACAGCCTAGATTTGAACTTGGGGAAGAGCGACAGCGAGACCGAGGAACTGATCAAACAGCTGCAGCTTAGCACCAAGGTGAAGGTGAAGGACAAGAACCTTTTCACCATCTCCTTCACCCACACCAACCCCCGCGTCGCCAGGGACTACGTGAACACACTGGTGCGCCTGTACATAGAGGGGAACATCTCTTCCAAGCGCGGCGAGTCCTATGACGCCACAAAATTCCTCTCCGAGCAGATCGACACCTTCAACACCAAACTGCAGAAAGCCGAGAGCGAGGTGAACGCCTACAAGCGCGACAAGGGGGGGATCATCGCCATCGACGAGGGGAGGCTCTTCGAGGAGATCAATACGGCCCAGCAGAAGCTCTACGACCTCGAACTCAGGCGCCGCCAGTTGGAAGGGATGCGCCAGATCACGAAGAGAACAGGGGATCCCCTGCAGAGCAGGCTGGCCGCGCTGCAGAAAAGGCTGGACGAACTGCTGGTGGAGTACACCGAAAGCTTCCCCGAGGTGTTGAAGATCAAGGGTGACATCGAGACGGTCAAGGCGCAACTGTCGGAGCGCCGGGGGCAACAGTCCCAGCCGTTGGACCCGGGGGAACTGGCCAAGATCGAGTCCGAAATCGCCGCCATCAAGATCACGGAGAGCGGCCTCAGGCGTTACATAGAAACCAACCGTTCCCTCTTGCAGACCATCCCTTCGGCGAAGGCGGGGCTTGAGAAGCTGGAACTGGAGAAGAAAAACCAGAAGAACATCTACGACCAACTCTTTGCCCGTCACGGGCAGTCCGAGGTCTCAAAGCAGATGGAGGTGCAGGACAAGTCCACCACCTTCCGCATCGTCGATCCGGCCCTGCTCCCGGTGAAACCCTCCAGTCCAGACCGGCTCAAGCTGATGCTGTTGGGCATTGTAGGGGGAGTGGCCGGAAGCCTTGCCCTCATTTTCCTCCTCGACCACCTGAACAGCACGGTGAAAGAGGTGGAGTTCGTAAAAGGGCTGGGGGTGCCGGTTCTGGCCGTCGTTCCGAGGCTGCACGACCCGGCGGTCGAGGCGAAGCGACGCAAGCGCTCGCGGCTGATCTTAGGGTGCGCGCTGTTCTACTTCCTGGTGCTGATGGTATTCCCGGGGATGGAGCTTTTGGGGCTTCCCTACATGGACAAGGTGCTGGACATGCTCTCCGGGCCCGAAACCCGGTTGCAGCTCAAGGGGCTTTTGCAGTGA
- a CDS encoding XrtA/PEP-CTERM system-associated ATPase, protein MYEAFFRLQKKPFELIPDPEFIYLSRSHKKALTYLDYGIRERVGFILLTGEVGSGKTTIIRDLLNKRYERVVLAKIFNTRVNSEQLLAMINDDFGLPVAGKDKVSLLRELNDFLLEQYALGNHPMLIIDEAQNLEADLLEEIRMLSNLESAHGKLLQIVLVGQPELRETLARPELLQLRQRISINCHLKALSLDEMSEYIEHRMTVAGNKEALTFPPGTLDLVYQFSRGIPRLVNIICDFLMLSAFAEESNVASVEMARDVLGDLEFEQHFWGDGKTGTRPATEDAVRMAGGADSERLSAALSEVCATLALLREDFNSHVAKVDTEVAQLGRSVAGLGAALEQIREQAVQEVNVEGGFVRRLFGSSAANGSK, encoded by the coding sequence ATGTACGAAGCGTTTTTCCGACTGCAAAAAAAGCCGTTCGAGCTGATCCCGGACCCCGAATTCATCTACCTGAGCCGCTCGCACAAAAAGGCCCTTACCTACCTCGACTACGGCATCAGGGAACGGGTGGGGTTCATCCTTTTGACCGGGGAGGTGGGATCCGGCAAGACCACCATCATCAGGGACCTCCTGAACAAGCGCTACGAGCGGGTGGTCCTCGCCAAGATCTTCAACACCCGGGTCAATTCGGAGCAGTTGCTGGCCATGATCAACGACGACTTCGGGCTTCCGGTCGCCGGCAAGGACAAGGTCTCCCTGCTCAGGGAGCTCAACGATTTCCTCCTGGAGCAGTACGCCCTGGGGAACCACCCCATGCTGATCATCGACGAGGCGCAGAACCTGGAGGCGGATCTCCTGGAGGAGATCAGGATGCTCTCCAACCTGGAGAGCGCCCACGGAAAGCTCTTGCAGATAGTGCTGGTGGGGCAGCCGGAGCTGCGCGAAACGCTGGCCAGGCCCGAGCTTTTGCAGCTCAGGCAGCGGATCAGCATCAACTGCCACTTGAAAGCGCTCTCCCTGGACGAGATGTCGGAGTACATAGAGCACCGGATGACGGTGGCGGGAAACAAGGAGGCGCTCACCTTCCCGCCGGGAACACTCGACCTCGTCTACCAGTTCAGCAGGGGGATCCCCCGCCTGGTCAACATCATCTGCGACTTCCTGATGCTCTCCGCCTTCGCGGAGGAGAGCAACGTAGCCTCGGTCGAGATGGCGCGCGACGTCCTGGGGGACCTGGAGTTCGAGCAGCATTTCTGGGGGGACGGCAAGACCGGCACGAGGCCTGCCACCGAGGACGCGGTGCGGATGGCGGGCGGGGCGGATAGCGAGCGGCTCTCGGCTGCCCTCTCCGAGGTCTGTGCTACCCTCGCCTTGTTGCGCGAGGATTTCAACAGCCACGTGGCGAAGGTTGACACCGAGGTGGCGCAGTTGGGGCGCTCCGTGGCGGGGCTTGGCGCAGCACTCGAGCAGATACGGGAACAGGCGGTTCAGGAGGTTAACGTAGAGGGAGGCTTCGTGCGCAGGCTCTTCGGTTCCAGCGCGGCGAATGGAAGCAAATGA
- a CDS encoding FemAB family XrtA/PEP-CTERM system-associated protein, with product MPGYRVTQELDPSRWDAYVDSMPAATCYHLSAWGKIIRESFGHPTHFLAALDPGGEVAGVLPLVQMKSALFGNFLVSVPFVNYGGLLCRDPGCVEPLLGAAEELRRCCGAEHVELRHLGSGIEGLPTREHKVTMVLSLSADPDQQWAKFNAKLRNQIRKAQKSGLSFRTGGLELLDGFYDVFARNMRDLGTPVYGKGFFASVLGSLPQTTRIAAVQLEGKVVAAGILSRYKETMEMPWASSIAEYKPLCPNNLLYWESIRLAISEGCAFLDFGRSTPNEGTYNFKKQWGAEPVQLYWQYLLEEGKALPELNPKNPKFQAAIAIWKRLPVRFTRLIGPAIVRNIP from the coding sequence ATGCCAGGCTACCGCGTCACACAAGAACTCGACCCCTCCCGCTGGGATGCCTACGTCGACTCCATGCCGGCGGCGACCTGCTACCACCTGAGCGCCTGGGGGAAGATCATACGCGAGAGTTTCGGGCACCCGACCCACTTCCTCGCGGCGCTGGATCCGGGCGGGGAGGTAGCCGGGGTGCTCCCGCTGGTGCAGATGAAGAGCGCCCTCTTCGGCAACTTCCTGGTGTCGGTCCCCTTCGTGAACTACGGGGGGCTCCTCTGCCGGGACCCCGGGTGCGTCGAGCCCCTTCTGGGTGCGGCGGAAGAGCTGCGCCGGTGCTGCGGCGCTGAACATGTGGAACTGCGCCACCTGGGAAGCGGCATCGAGGGGCTCCCCACCCGGGAGCACAAGGTGACCATGGTGCTTTCGCTCAGCGCGGACCCGGACCAGCAGTGGGCTAAGTTCAACGCGAAGCTCAGGAACCAGATCCGCAAGGCGCAGAAAAGCGGGCTTTCCTTCCGGACCGGCGGCTTAGAGCTCTTGGACGGCTTCTACGACGTCTTCGCCCGCAACATGCGCGACCTGGGGACGCCGGTGTATGGCAAGGGGTTCTTCGCCAGCGTCCTCGGCTCGCTCCCTCAGACCACGCGCATCGCGGCGGTGCAACTGGAAGGGAAGGTGGTCGCCGCGGGGATCTTGTCCCGCTACAAAGAGACCATGGAGATGCCCTGGGCCTCCTCCATCGCCGAGTACAAGCCGCTTTGCCCCAACAACCTCCTCTACTGGGAGTCGATCCGCCTGGCCATCTCTGAGGGGTGCGCTTTCTTGGACTTCGGGCGGTCCACCCCCAACGAGGGGACCTACAACTTCAAGAAGCAGTGGGGGGCGGAGCCGGTGCAGCTTTACTGGCAGTACCTGCTGGAAGAGGGGAAGGCGCTTCCCGAGTTGAACCCCAAGAACCCTAAGTTCCAGGCCGCCATCGCGATCTGGAAGCGGCTGCCGGTGCGTTTCACCCGGCTGATCGGCCCCGCCATCGTGCGCAACATCCCGTGA
- a CDS encoding XrtA/PEP-CTERM system exopolysaccharide export protein, which yields MKLKVLLFSVVLIMCFPLFALSADYQIGEGDSLDIAVWGVKELNFPVKVRPDGKITVPGLGEVVASGMAPSALQAHLASRLKELVKNPIVTVTVREITNSKVYIFGSGVKAAVYDLSRRTTLLQLLCTLPDVKTADLRNAYLLRGGQKVKTDLYRLFTLGDIGQDLLLESNDSLFIPLLTDRSVYVLGAVNTPKAIEYREGMKVMEAILESGGFNKFANQNEVLVRRKNGAQEQSLEVKAKKLFKDGDLSQNIELKPGDYVLVKESFF from the coding sequence ATGAAGCTGAAAGTCCTGCTTTTCTCCGTCGTGCTGATCATGTGCTTCCCCCTATTTGCGCTTTCGGCCGACTACCAGATCGGCGAGGGGGACAGCCTGGATATCGCCGTGTGGGGGGTGAAGGAGCTGAATTTCCCGGTAAAGGTGCGCCCTGACGGAAAGATCACCGTCCCGGGGCTTGGCGAGGTGGTTGCGAGCGGCATGGCCCCGAGCGCTCTGCAGGCGCATCTCGCGTCTAGGCTCAAGGAACTGGTGAAAAACCCCATCGTCACGGTAACCGTGCGCGAGATCACCAACTCCAAGGTCTACATCTTCGGCTCCGGCGTCAAGGCTGCCGTATACGACCTTTCGCGCCGCACCACGCTGTTGCAGCTTCTTTGCACCCTGCCGGACGTGAAGACCGCCGATCTCCGCAACGCCTATCTGCTGAGGGGAGGGCAAAAGGTGAAAACGGACCTGTACCGGCTCTTCACCCTGGGTGACATCGGTCAGGACCTGCTCCTCGAATCCAACGACTCCCTCTTCATCCCGCTTCTGACCGACCGCAGCGTCTACGTCCTGGGCGCGGTCAACACCCCGAAGGCGATCGAGTACCGGGAGGGGATGAAGGTGATGGAGGCGATCCTGGAGTCCGGGGGGTTCAACAAGTTCGCCAACCAGAACGAGGTGCTGGTGCGCAGGAAAAACGGCGCCCAGGAGCAGTCGCTGGAGGTTAAGGCGAAGAAGCTTTTCAAAGACGGTGACCTGAGCCAGAACATCGAGCTTAAGCCGGGCGATTACGTGCTCGTGAAAGAGAGTTTCTTCTAG
- a CDS encoding XrtA system polysaccharide deacetylase — MLNALTIDVEDYFQVNAFEPYIPRECWDHYPLRVADNVARLLDLLDEYQVKATFFVLGWVAERVPRTVREIQARGHEVASHGYGHQLIFRIGPQAFRDDIRRAKEVLEDITGSAVRGYRAPTYSITRESLWAFDLLLEAGFSFDSSVFPVYHDTYGIPDAPRFPYLVRRPAGTLQEFPLTTLPLKLAGKSVQLPIAGGGYLRLLPVALIKWGIDRINRVEQKPCVLYLHPWEIDPGQPRIKAGWKSRFRHYNNLERTEEKLRYLLKGVRYGTMSQVLGL; from the coding sequence GTGCTGAACGCGCTCACCATAGACGTCGAGGACTACTTCCAGGTAAACGCCTTCGAGCCGTACATCCCCCGTGAGTGCTGGGACCACTATCCCCTGCGGGTAGCCGACAATGTGGCGCGTCTGCTCGATCTTTTGGACGAGTACCAGGTCAAGGCGACGTTCTTCGTCTTGGGGTGGGTGGCGGAGCGCGTTCCGCGCACGGTACGGGAGATCCAGGCCCGCGGCCACGAGGTGGCAAGCCACGGCTACGGGCACCAGCTCATCTTCCGGATCGGGCCTCAGGCGTTCCGCGACGACATCCGCAGGGCCAAGGAGGTGCTCGAGGATATAACGGGGAGCGCCGTCCGGGGGTACCGCGCCCCGACCTATTCGATCACCAGGGAGTCGCTTTGGGCTTTCGATCTCCTCCTGGAGGCGGGGTTCAGCTTCGATTCCAGCGTCTTCCCGGTCTATCACGACACCTACGGGATACCCGACGCCCCCAGGTTTCCTTACCTCGTGCGGCGCCCGGCGGGAACGCTGCAGGAGTTCCCGCTTACGACGCTTCCCCTGAAGTTAGCGGGAAAGAGCGTGCAGCTTCCCATCGCCGGGGGGGGGTACCTGAGGCTTTTGCCGGTGGCGCTCATCAAGTGGGGCATCGACCGGATCAACCGGGTGGAGCAAAAGCCCTGCGTCCTTTACCTGCACCCCTGGGAGATCGACCCGGGACAGCCGCGCATCAAGGCGGGGTGGAAGTCGCGCTTTCGGCACTACAACAACCTCGAAAGGACCGAGGAGAAGCTCCGCTACCTGCTCAAGGGGGTCCGTTACGGCACGATGAGCCAGGTGCTGGGGCTCTAA
- a CDS encoding XrtA-associated tyrosine autokinase, translated as MSRIEEAMEKAARMRQGMDQSPPASARQPMESPALPPLPPRVPAISPQYGRLEPQNPFLVNLHDPHSAAAEEYRKLKSALVKMTTGEVFRNCLMVTSSIPSEGKSLTALNLALSLAQELDHTVLLVDADLRRPSVHRYLNVEQGVGLSELLTGEAQVGETIIPTGIGKLSIIRAGRAIENPAELFTSQRGKALLTELKLRYPDRYIILDTPPVLPFAEARSLAHLVDGVLFVVMERLVSQENLKDALESLKACPILGMVYNAATVDHNDGRYSYYRSAENQ; from the coding sequence ATGAGCAGAATAGAGGAAGCGATGGAAAAGGCTGCGCGCATGCGGCAGGGGATGGACCAGTCGCCGCCTGCAAGCGCGCGGCAGCCAATGGAAAGCCCGGCGCTCCCCCCCCTCCCGCCGAGGGTGCCGGCGATCTCCCCGCAGTACGGCAGGCTTGAGCCGCAGAACCCCTTTCTGGTCAACCTGCACGACCCGCACTCCGCTGCGGCCGAGGAGTACAGAAAGCTCAAGTCGGCGCTGGTGAAGATGACCACCGGCGAAGTGTTTCGCAACTGCCTCATGGTCACCAGCTCGATTCCCAGCGAGGGGAAGAGCCTGACCGCGCTGAACCTGGCCTTGAGCCTCGCACAGGAGCTGGACCACACGGTGCTCCTGGTCGACGCCGACCTGCGCCGCCCGTCGGTGCACCGCTATCTAAACGTGGAGCAGGGGGTGGGGCTGTCCGAGCTTCTCACCGGCGAGGCCCAAGTGGGCGAAACCATAATCCCCACCGGCATCGGCAAGCTCTCCATAATCAGGGCCGGGCGCGCCATCGAAAACCCCGCGGAGCTTTTCACCTCCCAGCGCGGCAAGGCGCTTTTAACAGAGTTGAAGCTCCGTTACCCCGACCGCTACATCATCCTGGACACCCCGCCGGTGCTTCCCTTCGCCGAGGCGCGCTCCCTGGCGCACCTGGTGGACGGGGTGCTCTTCGTGGTCATGGAGCGGCTCGTCTCTCAGGAGAACCTCAAAGACGCGCTGGAATCGCTCAAGGCGTGCCCGATTCTCGGGATGGTGTACAACGCGGCTACGGTGGACCACAACGACGGGCGCTACTCCTATTATCGCTCCGCCGAAAACCAGTAG